The segment CGAGCTGAAAAGTGCAATTTCCAGCGTCATCTTTCCACGAAAGAAACTCCATCCCCATTTTTCGATCATCGTGATGGCTACAAGGTCCATGATGCGAATGCCAATACCACTCATGATGATCAAGGATGATGCGTAGGCACAGGTCAAAAGCGAGACGATATCGAGTAGAACAGCACTCAAATTGAGGGTATGATTGAAAAATTTGACATATATGACAGGCATGGCACTGATCGTGTATTGCTGCAATTCAACAGCATTCCAAAAATCGAGCAAAAACCCGACCGCAGCCGTACTGACAAAAGGTGTCAGTGGTGGCAGCTTGCGATTCCAGATCATCCACCATGACAGGAAAAAAATGGCGACCAGCGACGAACAAACGCCAAGACCAACGCCAAGATGCGCGTTCATCCCTATGACGAGCACGTCGAGCGGATCCGTGCCCAGTTTAGCGTCGATAAATCCTTTTGCCCCAAGGGAAAAAATAAAAATACCCGAGCAATATAGAAAAACCTGATAACGGCGCCAATCCAAGGGTTCGTTCAGGTAATCTTTAAGCAGGCTCATGCCAAATTCCTCCTTCAACAGTGTCAACAAACCATCGTGCGGATACCTTGAAAGCTACCCACCCTCTCCCAAAACCACCCCCATGGCAAGAAATTTTTCCCGACGCTCTCGGACAAGAATCTCCGGGGTGACGGAGCGCAACTCCCGAAGATGAACGAGCAAATGCTCACGGAGGGCCATCCCGGCAGCCTGGGAATCCCGGTGGGCTCCACCAACGGGTTCCGGAATGATGCCATCGATCACATGGAGGGCAAAGATTTCATCTGCGGTGAGGCGTAAGGCCTCGGCAGCCAGCTCCGCCTTGGCGGCATCCTTCCAAAGGATCGAGGCGCACCCTTCGGGAGAGATCACTGAATAAACAGCATGTTGCATCATGAGGACGCGGTTGGCCACACCCAGGGCCAGGGCTCCGCCCGATCCCCCCTCTCCGATCACCACGGCAATCGTGGGGGTTTGCAGGCGCATCATCTCCTTGAGACTGTCGGCAATGGCCTGGGCTTGGCCCCGCTCCTCGGCCCCCCTGCCGGGATAGGCGCCAGGGGTATCGATCAGGGTGATCACCGGAAGATGAAATTTTTCTGCCAATTTCATCAGCCGCAAGGCTTTGCGATACCCTTCCGGGCCCGGCATGCCAAAATTGTGGGCCAACTTTTCCCGGGTGCCGCGCCCCTTCTCCTGGCCGATCACCATGACGCTCATGCCATCCAATTCGGCAAAACCACCCATGATGGCCCGGTCGTCGGAAAATTTTCGATCCCCATGCAGCTCCGTAAAGCCGGTAAAAACCGTCCCCAGATAGTCGCTCGTATAGGGGCGGTCGGGATGCCGGGAGAGAAGCGTCTTTTGCCATGGGGTCAAACGGCTGAAAATTTCTTCGGTCAAACCACGCACCTTCTCGTCCAGACTGGCTATATCGGACGCCAGATCCAGGTCCGATGTGGTGGCCAGATGGCGCAACTCCTCCACCTTGACCATCAATTCTCCGATGGGCTTTTCAAAATCGAGATAGGTTGGCGCCATGTCTACTCTCCATCCTGGCGCTCTCCGCCCAGGGTGAAACTCACCGACCGCACACCAAACAGGGTCTGCATGTCGTTGAGCAAACGGGTATTGGGTCGCACCGTACAACCCTCGCCGGAGAGGAGGGTAGCGTTGGCATGCGCCAGCCGCAAGGCAAGGCGCACCCGGCACGATGGGCCGCGATGTTCATGCAACAAAGCTTCCAAACGCTCCAGGACATCATCCGAAAGAGTGGTCATGTCAGCCTCGACGCGCAATTCGCGACAAACTTCCTGCCGATAGGCATCCAGGGTGCGTAAACGCTCGACCACCATTTTGGGCTCTTCCTCGCTGGTGTCGACCGTCCCTTCTGCAACCACCGGTTCCTCACCATCCAAGCATGCACTTGACGCCTGATAGACCTCTGGAAAGACGACGATTTCCAGTTGTCCATACATATCTTCCAGGGTCAAAAAAGCCATGCGATCTCCCTTGCGGGTGCGATGGATTTTGCGTTCAGCCACCAAACCGGCCAGCTTCAGCGTCGGTCCTCTTTCACCTGCGCCCTTCGATCTCCACCCACCGGAAGTTGGGACACTCTCGCGATCAAACGAACCCTCGATCTCCTCCCCTGCGCCAAATCGTTCGCGCACAGAGAGAGTGGTCTCCAAACCATAGGAGGAGAACTCTTCGGCATGTTTCTGGAGGGGGTGACCCGTCAGAAAAAATCCGAGGGCCTCCTTTTCAAAGGTCAGCAGTTGGCCGGGGTCGGGTTCCGGGGTTTCCGGCAGAGGGGGGGCTGCGCCAACCCCGCCGTTCTCCTCCTCCAGGGAGCTGAAAAGATCGCGATAACCCAATGCAGCGTCAGCCTGTTTGCGCGCCCCAAGGCTCATGGTTTCGGCCAGACCTCGGAGCAGTGCGTTGCGATTTCCGTGCAAAGTGTCAAACGCCCCGGCCTTGATCAATTGTTCCAGCATGCGCTTGTTCAGAATGCCGGACCCCAGGCGACAGCAGAGCTCGTAGAGGGAGCGAAATCTGCCATCCCGATCCCGAATGTCCAGCATGGCTTTGACGCTTCCCTCCCCCACACTCTTGACCGCTGTCAGGGCATACCGGATTCCATCCCCCTCCACCAGAAAGACCTCTCGGGAACGGTTGATATCGGGGGGATAAACCGGCACCTGCATGTCCCGGCACTCCCGGACGAAATGCATCAACTTGTCGGTGAATTGCATTTCGCAGGTCATGGTAGCTGCCAGGAAGGCCACCTTGTAATGGGTTTTCAGCCAGGCCGTTTGGTAGGAGATCAAGGCATAGGCTGCCGAATGGGATTTGTTGAACCCATAGCCGGCAAATTTTTCCATCAGGTCAAAAATAAATTCGGACTTTTTATCGGGGATATTGTTGTTCCGGGCCCCATCCACGAACGTTGCCCGTTGTGAGGCCATCTCTTCGGCCTTTTTTTTCCCCATGGCGCGACGGAGCAGATCCGCCCCACCCAGGGTATAGCCGGCGAGAACCTGGGCAATTTTCATCACCTGTTCCTGGTAGAGGATGACGCCGTAGGTTTCGCGTAAAATCGGCTCCAGTTGTGGCAGGGGATAGCTGACGGCAATTTGTCCGTGCTTGCGTTTGATAAAGTCGTCCACCATGCCTGAACCCAGTGGTCCGGGGCGGTAGAGGGCCACGAGGGCGATGACATCTTCCAGGGTATCCGGAGCGAGTTTTTTGAGAATCTCCCGCATGCCCGAAGATTCCAATTGAAACACACCCCGTGTCCGCCCCTCCTTCAGCAGGGCAAAAACGCTCTCATCCGCCAGATCGATCTGGTTGATGTTGATGGGTGATTCGCCCTGTTTTGCCCGGTCGGCATTCACCATATCCAAGGTAGCCTGAATCACGGTCAGGGTTTTCAAGCCGAGAAAGTCGAATTTGACCAGGCCAGCCTTTTCCACATCCCCCATGTTGAATTGGGTGACCGGCATGGGAGAACGGGGATCCCGATAGAGCGGAACCGTATCGGTCAGGGAGCCGTTGGCGATCACCACACCGGCGGCATGGGTTCCGGCTGAGCGGGGCAACCCCTCCAAGGCCAGACAGAGACCCATGAGTTCCTGGACTTCCGGTTCATCGGCCAGCAATTTTTGCAGACGCTCTTCCTGTTGCAGGGCGGTTTCGAGGCTGATGCCCAGGACGTTGGGAATCAGTTTGGCAATGGCGTCCACGCGGCCATAGGGAAACTCCAGCACCCGTCCCACATCGCGGATCACTGCCCGCGCCTGCAACGAGCCAAAGGTGATGATTTGCGCCACGCGCTCCGGTCCATAGCGTTCCTGAACGTAATGGATCACCTTTTCCCGCAGGTCCATGCAAAAATCCACGTCAAAGTCGGGCATGGAGACCCGCTCTGGATTGAGAAACCGTTCAAACAGGAGTTGATAACGAATCGGATCCAGATCGGTGATATCCAGCGCCCAGGCCACCACCGAGCCCGCTCCGGAGCCACGACCGGGACCGACGGGAATTTTTTCCCGCTTGGCCCAACGGATAAAATCGGACACGATCAAAAAATAACCCGGAAAACCCATCTGGACGATGACATCGATTTCATAATCCAGGCGCTTTTTGTAGAGGGACTCCTGTTCCTTCTGTTGCTCGGCGGCAAGATGCGGGAAGACCTCGTTTTGCAGCCGTTTTTGCAGGCCCGTTTCCGCCTCCTGCTGGAGTAGGGTGGTCAGATCTTCCCCTTCCGGTACAGGAAAATCGGGGAGCATGGGTCGCCCCAGCTCAAGACGGGTATTGCAGCGGCGCGCAATCTGGATGGTGTTGGTGATGGCTTCGGGCACGTCGGCAAAACGCCGGATCATCTCTTCGGGCGGCACGAAGTGATGTTGGGCATTGAAGCGGATGCGGTTTTCTTCGCTCAGGGTGTGTCCCAACCCGATGCAGAGGAGCGCGTCCTGGGCTGGTTGATCGGCTGGGTTGAGAAAGTGGACATCGTTGGTCGCCACCAGAGGGAGGTTTAACTCCTGAGCCAGATCCATGGTTTGACGATTGATCTCCTCTTCCTCCGGCAAGCCGTGGCGTTGCAGCTCCAGATAGAAATTGGGAACTCCTGCACCATCGTCGAACAGCATCGCCAGGGCTGTGGCAGCCTTCCGCGCTTCCTGGGTTCGTCCGGCGCCCAGGTGGCGTCCCACCGCCCCTTTCGCCGCCCCGGAAAGGGCGAGCAAACCCCGCCCATGTCGCGCCAAAGTGTCCATGTCCACCCGGGGTTTGCCATGACTTCCCTCCAGATGTCCCACCGACAGAATGCGCAGCAGGTTGCGCCAACCCTCCTGGTTGCGGCTCAACAGGATCAGTTGATCCCGGATTTCCCGATCCTGTCTTTCCGTCCGATCCAGGCGATTGGGGACCACGTAGATCTGGGCACCCAAAAGGGGTTTGATGCCGGCTTTCAAACATTGGGTATAGAACGGGATAGCGGCAAACAGATTCCCTTGATCGGTCAAGGCCACCGCCGGCATTTTCAGCTCTTGCACCCGGGCGATCAACCTCTCCACCCGGACTGTGGAGGTCAGCAGGGAAAAGGCGGTATGGAGATGGAGATGGACAAAAGCGGGCTCTTGCATGGCAGACTGGCGGGAACCACCACCCACGGAATCATTTTTTCCTGAACATGCTTGTTCAGGAACACTCCCGGCAGGCCCCAACCCCGCACCCATGCGGTTTGTTGCGAAACAATTGACAGCCGGACCCCGCAGGATGACACGGGTTGCCCCGGCAGGTAAAGCTGGCGCAAACAAGCCCGCAGGATGGACGCCTGCGGGCTTTTCGGATGAAAACCCGGTCAGAACGGCGCGGGACGGTGTGGTGAGGCCCCATGCGGCCCGGTTCAGGAGGTTATTCGATGAAGCTTTTCAATTTACTGGTGATCTCATCAAAGCTTTTCTCGACACCGATCATCACCTTCAGATCGTCCGGTCCCCTGTCGTTATTGAATGCCTTGACAGGAAAAACGCTTGAGCTTACCCGCGCCGCGATAAAATACGCGGTTCCACTGCTCTTGGCGGAACTGGTGGTATCAGGCTGTTCAGCTTCGCCACTCTTGGCAGGGTCGTCTGGTGTTGTCGTCTTGGCGGGGGTATCGGATTTTTGCGCTGAACCACCGGCACTCGGAAACCTGGCAAAAAACAGGGTTTGGACTCTGATGGATCTGTCGAGCCTCTGATCATAGGCCGGCCCAATTTCGAGTCTGTAGGAGTTTGCATCCGCCGTTTTCCCTCCCTGTTCAATACCAATGCCCAGGAATTCATGTTTAAGGAAATGATTGTCGACCCGTTGTTCCTGTGATATATAGGCGGCGCTTCTGAAATGGACATACATATCTCTCGCTTTACCACCCTCACCTTTAAAATGAGAAAGGAATGATAAGGAGGGAGATACCATTTGGGCACTCTGGATGATGTCAAATGCATTTGCCTTGGGAGAGTTGGCTGAGGGCTGCACAACGTTCTCTTTTTCAAAGGCGATTGCGGTTGTCATGACCGGGTTCGTAAGCCCGGGAATACCGATATCACCCTTGACCGGTTCCCACTCCTTGCTGAGCCGGGCAAAAAACCCCTTGCTGGACCAAGCACTCCCATTGTTTTCCGTGCCAGGCGTGGTCTGAACACTCTTGGCGCTGTATGTTGAGCCTTCCAATCCAACCTGCAACCTTATGTCGTACCTTCCTGATGTGGACGGTTTGTTTTCCTTTGTGGGTTTTTCCCCGTCTGTCCCAGTTTCTGGCGTAGCGGCACTCCCTGTTGCCGGTGTGGTGGTGGCGGAGGTTCTCTTGTCAGCAGCCCCTCCGTCTTGAGTCCAGACCAGAGCTGTCAACATCGCTACACAAAAAAGCAACGACTTTCCGCGTTTCATGATCCCTCCATGGATGCAATGGTCCGTAGGTTATCCGGGTATGGTGCGACTCTGTTGGCGCACCAACCCCCCGCTGCGCCAACAGCGACCCGGGCATGCTAAGGAGTCTATCATGGTCATGAAGTTGATTTCAAGAGTCATTGTCAAGCCTGCTTGTATCATGGCGCGAGCTTTATCGTAAAAAATTAATTATTAATTTCAATAATTTAATGTTGAAACCACTCGCGATAACAGTTTATAACTTAATCATCTTACAGTTATTCTGCCAAACCTGATATGGTTTAAAAAATAATATAACTAATATAATTAGAGGCAGCCCGCCATCGGATACGACTCAGGCACTGCAAACTTACCAGACTCTCGGGGTGAAATCGTCGGTATTGGCCAGGGTAACGGTCTCCCCGGACTGAACGACGACAAACAACCCCTGCCTGATGGCAAAACGGTCGGCTTCCTCGTCGATGACGATGGCGGCCACGGCCCCCATGACACGCTTGTGGGCGTAGTCCGGGAAAAACTCCTTGAATTCGGACAACCGTTCCAGATGGTCCCGCACATCCTCAATTTTCAGTCTGCTCTTCACCTCAACCAAAACGGCCACTGTGGTGTCCAGCACCAACAAGTCAATCTCCATATGACGGTTTCCAGGTAACCTGGCTCGCATC is part of the Magnetococcales bacterium genome and harbors:
- a CDS encoding DUF3782 domain-containing protein, whose protein sequence is MSNAVTLDDVWKVVHETAKQMQETDRKMQETDRIVKDLAKRVGNLTSRWGQFVEGLVAPACEAMFAKRGIDVRAVAPRMRARLPGNRHMEIDLLVLDTTVAVLVEVKSRLKIEDVRDHLERLSEFKEFFPDYAHKRVMGAVAAIVIDEEADRFAIRQGLFVVVQSGETVTLANTDDFTPRVW
- the dnaE gene encoding DNA polymerase III subunit alpha, which encodes MGGGSRQSAMQEPAFVHLHLHTAFSLLTSTVRVERLIARVQELKMPAVALTDQGNLFAAIPFYTQCLKAGIKPLLGAQIYVVPNRLDRTERQDREIRDQLILLSRNQEGWRNLLRILSVGHLEGSHGKPRVDMDTLARHGRGLLALSGAAKGAVGRHLGAGRTQEARKAATALAMLFDDGAGVPNFYLELQRHGLPEEEEINRQTMDLAQELNLPLVATNDVHFLNPADQPAQDALLCIGLGHTLSEENRIRFNAQHHFVPPEEMIRRFADVPEAITNTIQIARRCNTRLELGRPMLPDFPVPEGEDLTTLLQQEAETGLQKRLQNEVFPHLAAEQQKEQESLYKKRLDYEIDVIVQMGFPGYFLIVSDFIRWAKREKIPVGPGRGSGAGSVVAWALDITDLDPIRYQLLFERFLNPERVSMPDFDVDFCMDLREKVIHYVQERYGPERVAQIITFGSLQARAVIRDVGRVLEFPYGRVDAIAKLIPNVLGISLETALQQEERLQKLLADEPEVQELMGLCLALEGLPRSAGTHAAGVVIANGSLTDTVPLYRDPRSPMPVTQFNMGDVEKAGLVKFDFLGLKTLTVIQATLDMVNADRAKQGESPININQIDLADESVFALLKEGRTRGVFQLESSGMREILKKLAPDTLEDVIALVALYRPGPLGSGMVDDFIKRKHGQIAVSYPLPQLEPILRETYGVILYQEQVMKIAQVLAGYTLGGADLLRRAMGKKKAEEMASQRATFVDGARNNNIPDKKSEFIFDLMEKFAGYGFNKSHSAAYALISYQTAWLKTHYKVAFLAATMTCEMQFTDKLMHFVRECRDMQVPVYPPDINRSREVFLVEGDGIRYALTAVKSVGEGSVKAMLDIRDRDGRFRSLYELCCRLGSGILNKRMLEQLIKAGAFDTLHGNRNALLRGLAETMSLGARKQADAALGYRDLFSSLEEENGGVGAAPPLPETPEPDPGQLLTFEKEALGFFLTGHPLQKHAEEFSSYGLETTLSVRERFGAGEEIEGSFDRESVPTSGGWRSKGAGERGPTLKLAGLVAERKIHRTRKGDRMAFLTLEDMYGQLEIVVFPEVYQASSACLDGEEPVVAEGTVDTSEEEPKMVVERLRTLDAYRQEVCRELRVEADMTTLSDDVLERLEALLHEHRGPSCRVRLALRLAHANATLLSGEGCTVRPNTRLLNDMQTLFGVRSVSFTLGGERQDGE
- a CDS encoding acetyl-CoA carboxylase carboxyltransferase subunit alpha; the protein is MAPTYLDFEKPIGELMVKVEELRHLATTSDLDLASDIASLDEKVRGLTEEIFSRLTPWQKTLLSRHPDRPYTSDYLGTVFTGFTELHGDRKFSDDRAIMGGFAELDGMSVMVIGQEKGRGTREKLAHNFGMPGPEGYRKALRLMKLAEKFHLPVITLIDTPGAYPGRGAEERGQAQAIADSLKEMMRLQTPTIAVVIGEGGSGGALALGVANRVLMMQHAVYSVISPEGCASILWKDAAKAELAAEALRLTADEIFALHVIDGIIPEPVGGAHRDSQAAGMALREHLLVHLRELRSVTPEILVRERREKFLAMGVVLGEGG